One genomic window of Pecten maximus chromosome 3, xPecMax1.1, whole genome shotgun sequence includes the following:
- the LOC117323265 gene encoding uncharacterized protein LOC117323265 isoform X2 yields MALRCNNMSAEYIPGVEAGTEDGRISSNTLHSHKIDIDCDTGHSQEGVQRIEILDFGNEGFLLYKLLTESECTYIINEGEKIGFGAIRGAQDNYRSAQRISIDSQSLADLLWTRIQGYLEELEISSDPHSHHIHGIPCVVEGKWVPVGLNKLFRLCRYHPGGHFAPHFDGFFEEDSKHRSMKTLMVYLNGDFTGGSTNFVDESQTLHMDETGKYCAEEENILCKIQPEAGMAIIFNHHRLHEGQKLGDNKKYILRTDIMYKKVSEDNIGHTDEKALALIKEAEELEAMGECEKAAMVLRKAFKLSPAIEDSYWA; encoded by the exons ATGGCTTTAAGATGTAACAACATGTCGGCAGAATATATACCCGGTGTTGAGGCAGGTACGGAAGACGGTAGAATCAGTAGCAACACATTACATAGTCACAAAATAGATATTGATTGTGACACTGGTCACTCACAAGAGGGGGTACAACGTATCGAAATCCTGGACTTCGGAAACGAAGGTTTTCTGTTATATAAACTTCTGACAGAGTCcgaatgtacatatattattaaCGAAGGAGAGAAAATAGGATTTGGAGCAATACGGGGAGCCCAAGATAACTACAGAAGTGCCCAGAG gATCAGTATAGACAGCCAGTCCCTAGCGGACCTGCTGTGGACCCGGATACAGGGCTATCTGGAGGAATTAGAAATCTCTAGCGACCCACACTCTCATCATATACATGGTATACCGTGTGTGGTCGAAGGTAAATGGGTCCCAGTTGGGCTCAACAAG TTATTCCGCCTGTGCCGGTATCACCCCGGTGGCCACTTCGCCCCCCACTTTGACGGGTTCTTTGAGGAAGACTCTAAACACCGATCGATGAAGACTTTGATGGTTTACCTCAACGGAGATTTCACAGGAGGCAGCACCAACTTCGTAGACGAGAGTCAGACACTGCACATG gATGAAACAGGGAAGTACTGTGCAGAGGAGGAGAACATACTGTGCAAGATACAACCAGAGGCTGGAATGGCCATCATTTTTAACCATCATCGTCTTCACGAGGGCCAAAAACTCGG AGATAATAAGAAATACATTCTACGAacagatataatgtataaaaaagTCAGCGAGGACAACATTGGCCACACAGACGAAAAAGCTCTAGCCTTGATAAAGGAAGCGGAGGAGTTAGAG gCAATGGGAGAATGTGAGAAAGCCGCCATGGTTTTGAGGAAGGCGTTTAAATTGTCACCGGCTATTGAGGACTCATACTGGGCATAA